agtgtcttaggagggattgattaagtaaacagtgacttatggccaaaatggaatgactgactgactgactgactgactagctgagtgactgattgattggctagttggttgaatggctagctccaacacttgaactgaccagtcttacacctcaacaggtcctcaccttgttgtaggagagctgacaacatgtaccagccagcagcaactcccatgctaacaggcttctcccccgcgggtatgtagcacctctggagtcgctcgatgaagaagaggatgctggCGAGGCCTGTCGTGTTAGCCGGGATGCGCCGGTACAGAGCTGTGTCCGTTGGGGTTGTGTAGGCAAGCATCTTCTTGGCAAGGTCCTCGTAGGTGGCCGCAAACAGTTTACGGCTGTGGGATGAGAACTTGTCTTGTGAATGTGACGTTGGGGTGAGTGttaatctgattttgtgttactatgttctgtggggagtgggtgttaatgtgattttttgttaactgaatgctgtgtctgacctcctgaggtgtagtatggtgggccacaagattgtccctttccactaggggctgacagatgatattaagagtgtgaatgtgtgtgtggtgttaacgtgctggagtgtgcacagccaggagtgtttggggaatgaaaataaaaggagttatggatgtttaaaaatgcatcttttgagagctaagtatacaagaaagttggtgtgtttggggaatgagtaaacaatgaagaaatgttttgaggaactgggtgtgcagaggcaggagtgtttggagaatgagaatacaggaagacaggaatgatttgggaataagtgtacaagaaaggagtgtttgagtgacaatatataaggaagaggtgttttgaaaatgagagtacaaggaatgagcattttgggagttaatatacaaggaagcaagtatttaagggacaagtatacaagattattttcctgtcatatgtcattatacaatgtttttctttgttatatacatcattccctttcacttttcatatcttgtgttctcgtcattctgatgtaatgttacagatagagaatgtttggtgtcaaattttcactaatttcatatgtgtataaactttcatttcattgacttttttttactattactactatattttcttgctttttaaacaagtcttttctttcagaggagggaagcacaggggaagaggaggacgaggaggaagagagttaagagtcacaagaggaggaggaaggtggaaagaaagaggaaggagaggaggaggaggaggaggaggaagatggagaaggaaaggagaaagataagaaggaaggaaatgccgcagaaggagaaggtgagttgttaataaggttttgtgtgacaagttttctgaaaattttatttgtttacatgaagttcgttttgtatatattactcttaatatactacttctcccaccacatgcaatttgtctgtctgctgttgtggttctttcatttcttgttccctttcctgaatataccatttccttagtttcatatctagtaccctccaataaaatttctgcttctcggtctctgtacttctctcgttttttttgcttggcttcattcctcagatccttctctttttccctttcttccaagttcatatctcttttttacccaaatattcttgtattctgaattttcagccagcttcccagttctcactaggatctcctttactgtaacttgggatctcattctcacttttaatggtcttttacctccttcactatattttcaaattctatatgcttcttccacttctcattccagtccctgttcttcaccttggaccattgtaataattttccttaccaactcctctctctctctctctctctctctctctctctctctctctctctctctctctctctctctctctctctctctctctctctctctctctctctctctctctctctctctctctctctctctcttattcccttttcttcctttcttccttccctcctatctttgtttctccctcctcctcctcctcctcctccttcctcctcctcctcctcctcctcctcctcctcctcctcctcctcctcctcctcctcctcctcctcctcctcctcctcctcctcctcctcctccttcattctacctaacaagaaataatagattcaagattatacccaaacgttttaaatcccacaaggccaaacattttttctttaatcgtatagtaaatatatggagtaaacttcctgcagaaattgtgaacaatattgaaattgtgaaagcaatattattgaatcagttcatcctaaacatttgcactttttttttccacagagcaataagaaattagaattgacagagaaaccagacaagggactgcatttgaagaagcacaagaaccaagaaattacatcattcaatgaaatgacaacataatctaaagtaagaatttacatagctttcattttggtttacattctgaaaggtaacagtaacatggatatgtttttatattgaaatctttctctgattgcatacaaatggtaccaatcaacaaataataatgtaatacttagaagctgggaattcaaatcactggtagataaaatgaaccaccattctagagtgtacataactaaggaattaatatactggttaactgtcacaccagcatgaacagaatagcaacaattgttgagtagagtctgtaggaggcagggaaggaggcatgtagtcagttttagagagcagttattatgaaatcagctgtagaatattcctaagatgcaatactactggagtctgtcagcttgaagacagtttattaaagaagggaagttcatgagatataaagcctttgattattcagtttcatttccaaagtaacatttatttattggtgtgttgcttcctgtaaatagtaaagccttgacagcactgcatctctcacaccacgctgtaactgttgagagaaccctaacccttagagagaggaggagggaatccttggtttatgttcagtaaagccctgtattcttgtcatggcaatgtagaatggaggcgtcattggtttatgttcagtaaagccctgtattcttgtcatggcaatgtagaatggaggcgtccttggtttatgttcagtaaagccccgtattcttgtcatggcaatgtagaatggaggcgtccttggtttatgttcagtaaagccctgtattcttgtcatggcaatgtagaatggagacgtcattggtcacatactgttctaatgtaatctaatgtaatctaatggaatcatgaaggtgtaaaaatgcaggatatggacatcatcagcttttgtcattaagggtggtaaagtgaaagatttgttaatcactttggtctttagttgatgcttctggtgaggctttcctgtttaaacttggcataatatatataaaatgatgtggcatgttaaacaagttaacttactgccttcttgtgtctttcacagatagaaatcaaaaacgtcacaagacagaatagtgagctgcatgcacttatcacagagtataaagtcactccctcagaggaaaaagacaaggatggcatgtcttcatgtgagaactcagaagctaaatgtgagctaccatccacatgaatatatatttgtatatcaaactgacattctccttggagggaggctttccaaagtgcacacacacacacacacacacacacacacacacacacacacacacacacacacacacatctctgcatcaggactcaacagccagactgataaacaattacttcacccaagatgatcagctgataggattagctgtggatgagcctcctgtggtgactaggagtacaaaagccagcagctaattttgggagctgccagtcatcatggtcctggtgtctgaggtgctgcttttgcattttcccagtcatgGGTCGAGGCtacatcacatttattcattcacagttgctcttagttatctctgttacaagttaaaatttttcctggctccacagacatttctggtgcatctaaccctctctccattgcccttctatttcccttagtcttatacccacttcttacattacgtctaattacttccattggtcattcttgtctggccctctgttgcatcaatttttcacctccaggtacagataccaaggggaaattgctgggtcaagtggctacactgacatctgaggttagcaggttggagagtgagtgcagcagtcttcaggttcagctagactgtgagagggataagtataacaaactgctgggagaatctcttgctcatgaaaagttgtctgaagatgtcataactgaaccaaaaggtaagaaagtttatattctctaataataaagcaaataatttttcctcactgttgctcaattttttgaattaataacaaaataaaagcattgttattggatttgtttattgaggctgtattaagaaaagttgagagaaacaaacttatt
Above is a genomic segment from Scylla paramamosain isolate STU-SP2022 unplaced genomic scaffold, ASM3559412v1 Contig176, whole genome shotgun sequence containing:
- the LOC135099671 gene encoding uncharacterized protein LOC135099671, producing MEKERRKIRRKEMPQKEKIEIKNVTRQNSELHALITEYKVTPSEEKDKDGMSSCENSEAKCTDTKGKLLGQVATLTSEVSRLESECSSLQVQLDCERDKYNKLLGESLAHEKLSEDVITEPKGETTGLGGTEL